A genomic stretch from Methylorubrum extorquens includes:
- a CDS encoding putative porin (Evidence 3 : Putative function from multiple computational evidences; PubMedId : 1370281; Product type t : transporter) — MGRIATTGLAGAAIAVTAVMAVDAARAADLPVRKAVPIEFVRVCSASGAGFFYIPGTDTCLRVSGRARFEARSIPVQNRTNSAGDLSQYRGLMRMNVDARTQTGYGTLRAFLRVEAASRTGVTMASGTQQRIGNAFPATGQDSLGRVQNYVVADKAFVQFAGLTAGRASSFFDFYAHDYELIGSTAGSDMPSTNLLAYTSKMGEGWSATLSMEDPNLRKNPFYAASAAPTGTIPGQSGVNNVFVTAPSPVILGTNANGTASTAVFVDAVQRSRMPDFVGALRYDAGWGSIQLSAAVKDVNIGGFIANSGISTLTAAPGSATGPVGAGTAAALLATRGITSGSQTDHGWAVQGGLKLNLPWIAAGDGLYLQGAYGEGALIYTGFSFFTGNYSSQLTPVQGGPFVQALADAVINPLTGRIDLSKSFTATASLLHYWAPEWRSAVFGSYGEVGFRRGTREAFSLVNNLVGSSAPPTGAAFASNPILRDNYQIIAGASLIWSPVKDLDIGIEGAYIGTGLLGGRDADATRPVTVNGLPAYTEKHYDTTQIRIRVQRDF; from the coding sequence ATGGGGCGGATTGCAACCACAGGTCTGGCGGGAGCCGCGATCGCGGTCACGGCCGTGATGGCCGTCGACGCCGCCCGGGCGGCTGACCTGCCCGTCAGGAAGGCGGTCCCGATCGAGTTCGTCCGGGTCTGCAGCGCGAGCGGTGCAGGCTTCTTCTATATCCCCGGTACCGACACCTGCCTGCGCGTTTCGGGCCGCGCCCGCTTCGAGGCCAGGTCCATCCCGGTCCAGAACCGCACCAACAGTGCGGGCGACCTGTCGCAGTACCGTGGGCTGATGCGCATGAACGTCGATGCGCGCACCCAGACCGGCTACGGGACCCTGCGCGCTTTCCTGCGCGTGGAGGCCGCGAGCCGTACCGGCGTGACCATGGCGTCGGGCACGCAGCAACGCATCGGCAACGCCTTTCCGGCGACCGGCCAGGACTCGCTCGGCCGGGTCCAGAACTATGTCGTGGCCGACAAGGCCTTCGTTCAATTCGCCGGGCTGACAGCGGGCCGCGCCTCCTCGTTCTTCGACTTCTACGCCCACGATTACGAGCTGATCGGCTCGACGGCGGGGTCGGACATGCCCTCCACCAACCTCCTGGCCTACACGTCCAAGATGGGGGAGGGCTGGTCGGCGACGCTGTCGATGGAGGATCCGAACCTCCGCAAGAACCCGTTCTACGCCGCCTCGGCCGCCCCCACCGGGACCATCCCCGGCCAGAGCGGCGTGAACAACGTCTTCGTCACCGCTCCGAGCCCCGTCATCCTCGGCACCAATGCCAACGGTACCGCCAGCACGGCCGTCTTCGTCGACGCGGTGCAGCGCTCGCGCATGCCGGACTTCGTCGGGGCGCTACGCTACGATGCGGGCTGGGGCTCGATCCAACTCTCGGCCGCCGTCAAGGACGTCAATATCGGCGGCTTCATCGCCAATTCCGGCATCTCCACCCTGACCGCCGCGCCAGGTTCCGCGACGGGGCCGGTGGGCGCCGGCACCGCCGCAGCCCTGCTCGCCACCCGCGGCATCACATCGGGATCACAGACCGATCACGGTTGGGCGGTGCAGGGCGGCCTCAAGCTCAACCTGCCCTGGATCGCCGCGGGTGACGGGCTCTACCTGCAGGGCGCCTACGGCGAGGGCGCGCTGATTTATACCGGCTTCTCGTTCTTCACCGGCAACTATAGCAGCCAGCTCACCCCGGTGCAGGGCGGCCCCTTCGTACAGGCCCTGGCCGACGCGGTGATCAACCCGCTGACCGGCCGGATCGACCTGTCGAAGAGCTTCACGGCGACCGCCTCCCTCCTGCATTACTGGGCGCCCGAATGGCGCTCCGCCGTCTTCGGGAGCTATGGCGAGGTCGGGTTTCGGCGCGGCACCCGCGAGGCGTTCAGTCTCGTCAACAACCTCGTCGGCTCCTCCGCGCCGCCGACCGGCGCGGCCTTCGCATCCAACCCGATCCTGCGCGACAACTACCAGATCATCGCTGGCGCGAGCCTGATCTGGTCGCCGGTCAAGGATCTCGATATCGGCATCGAGGGAGCCTATATCGGCACCGGCCTCCTCGGCGGGCGCGACGCCGACGCGACCCGCCCCGTCACCGTGAACGGCCTGCCGGCCTATACCGAGAAGCACTACGACACGACGCAGATCCGCATCCGTGTCCAGCGCGACTTCTGA